GGCCCGCTTCACGAGCGGCGCCTGCTCACTCAAGTAGCCGCGCCGCCTAACCCACTCGTGCCCGCGCCCTCCGATCCCGCTCGACGGCTGCGAAGCGCCATCCCCGCCCTTGCGGTCCGAGTCGTCGGTCGTGGCCTACGCCATGGCTGTGCTCCGTGGCCGGGGCCATGCTGCCGCCAGGGgtggcgggaggaggcggatgGTTCTGCCGTGCAGGGAGGAGGCGGACAGATTGCGCGTCCGGAAGAAATAGAATGGGGAGAAAAATGAACCGGTACGTtcataaccagtggcaggtgggtaattttttgcTCCAAAAACACTTGAAAgtgattttgtactagagcaaaagcagtttttgggcaaaagcacatATGGTTTTTAGTCTCTTTGATTGATTTTTGatttttgcaaaagcaaaagtagGTTGCACCCATATTCTCATTTGTGGTGCTTATGATCTCATTTGTTTTTTCTAGTAGCTCCGTTTTCGTTTcatttcatgcatgcatgcatctcaAATTCGTACGTGCCTTAGCGTTGCGTGCGCGCGCGCTTATGTGGTGCCGGCTGCAACTTGCATCGGGTGCTGTTCCTCCTAGCCGAGACCAGGGGCCATGCCCGTCGCCATTCAGCAGCCCCATTAATATTTATATACATGAGTATAATATGATATAGTAGTACAGAGAGAGGACATCAGGACAGGGAAAATCAAACATAGCTGTataatatattattttcttCCTTTACCGGCCAGCTCTTCCTTTTCCCTTTGTTCCTTGAAAAGTGACcgtgtttttcttttgcatgtaCTTGCCACTTGGGCCTTGGCTCGCTCACACGGTTTGTTCTTTCTTTGTCTGTAAATTTCTATTTACCATAAATTTTTTAACTACTGCCAGATTctaaatgtaggtcgttttgacttttctatatatatagattttgctatgcacctaaatatttGATTATATTTAAATATATAGCAAAATCAATATATCtacaaaagctaaaacgacatatattttgaaacggaggaagtagatAACTAAAAAGCTTATTTTTCAAGCGCATTTAATTAATAGCAAGCTCTACGATTAGATCTTGCAATTCATGCAGCGAGGACTGCGGGAGTAGCATGAATATATCCGTGGTCCATCCATTATTCCTTTTGTGGCTGCCTGAAAACCGAATGATACTGTACCATACGGGCCAGAAGATAACCATGGACCAGGGATCGATGTGCGCCACATGGTTTAAATTCTGGATAAGGGTCACGCTGAAGATATATACGTACTCTCCCTCCCTATGATCGTCGTGCATTAAATTCGCTTCTTCGTCTGCTCCATCTCCTGCACGTCGACTTGTCTGCTCGAAGAACTGGACCACCCCAGCAGCCCGCCGGTACAGTACAGGAGTTGCTATACGACAGTTATCCGTATAATCCAATTTGATCTCTGTCCTTGTTGCTTTTATTTTCATTTCCATTTTGCCGAaaccctcccccccccccccccccttttacaGGACAAGCTATAAGCAAAGATAATACCTTTATTTGCTTGGATAATATAAATACGAAAGATTTTTACAAGATGCGGCCCTGGTAGTGGGGGCCACACAGTACATAGTAAGATAATGGTCAATAAATCATTTTTAAAGAAAACTAGGTCAAGAAATCATATAAAAAAGGATCACAGTCCACTCTTACTGCTCTATTGACCGAGTTTGGATTAAATCATGTGCTAATAATTAGCAGTTTGGCTACATAATTAGTAATACCAGTGGCACAAACCGACATGTATCTAGGTGCACGTTCTCACCTGAGAGCTGCTGCTATCTGGGTAGGTTAGCATGATACGCTTTCATGCAGGTATGAATCCGGACTTCAGCAGGAGAGGACCACTGCACTGCACACCAGTCACCAGGGGAGTGGGAATGGAGAGGCAAAAAAGAAGCATTGGTGTGGACTGCATCAAGAAATTCCAAAATGGATGCGTGCACCGACAGATATATACATCCATCCACAAGATTTGTGGCGTATACATGGCCGATCGCTACGTACATCCCTGCTGCATGTACATTCAATGTACACTCGATTTGTATTGTACAGTATACGTCTCCTGTCGCCCTTTGTGGCGTGCCCACACTTCTGAAGTCACATCTCAGGTAGccctcagaaaaaaaaaagaagggctAATTTTATTCCGGAATTCGTGTCTCTTCGTGTTATGTTAATTCGATTGTGCAGAAAAAATTCGTATGGTTTTGTCCAAGGACTGAGGAACTTTTTGTGATGTGCTACGTGTTACTGATGCAATTTGTTGAAGTTTCAGGTCAACAATGGTCAGCTGACGGTACAGCAGCAGGTAAATTACTAAGGCGCTGTTTGGCTCACAgcgattaaactttagctcgtgTCACATGGAtatttaaatattaattatgagtataaatatagtctaattataaaactaattacacaaatgaaggctaattcgtgagacgaatctattaaacctaattagctcatgatttgataatgtggtgctacagtaaccatttactaatgataagttaattaggcttaatagattcgtctcgcgaattagtttagagattctgcaattaattttataattaaatatatttagCCGTACTAATTAGGATCCGCCGTTATCCAAACAGCCCTATCTCAGaatctgaaaagaaaagaagctgCTGTTCTGCTCAGCGCAGACCGTCTGTGGGGTAAAGTTGCGTCATGTCAGGTAGAGGtcgccatccatccatccatccatcactcCATCAGTCCAAGTCATTGTCGGGTGGTAAAAAATGGCAGGTCAAACCTTGCTGGTTTTTAACCGCTCATGCATCTTTTCTAATCTCAAATCATGGAATGACCTCGCTTTCAGCAGCACACATGCGGTGCAGCAGGTCTCGTTGTTTCCTGTCAAAGCTGCTGATTAGTGGTAGCATCTCGTTGCGAAATCTGACCGACTGTTCAATAGAGGCAGGCAGGGAAGGAGGTAGATGGGAGGTCCAGATCGACCAACCTGCATGCATGACTCAAGACTGATGACTTCATCAGGTCTCTAGAGGGTAAGGGTGCTACTTTCCGATCTGCACGCCGTAAGTGTGTTTAGTTTTATCTCGTACCACGTGTTGTAGCTTACAAAGCCCAAAAGTCGTAGCTCAGCCCACGGACAtgtattccttttcttttttcctgtcCCTTCAACAGTCGTCTTCACTGATTCTTCtatggcatcatcatcataggACTAAATTGAGCAATTTGTTTTTCAGAATTTCACTGGCCAGACTTATGTTGGAAGTCATCAGTGTCCAACTTGGCTCATTGggaacaacaaatccaaagtATTTTCGCTCTTGTAATGTGAGCCAGACTTGAaggcttgcagttgcagggtAGTTTCATCTGTGATGGGCTATGGCATCACTGGCAAGGATGGGCCGAAAAGTCTGTAGGCCCAAAAGCCGAGCGCACAAGCTGCCAGGCCCAGCAGTGATTATCAAGGCTTTCAAGGCTTTCGCACCCGAGGTCCATAGGAATCCCGGCGCATTTGGACCGGACCACCGACCGGGTCGATGCGGCGGCTGCACATCTCCTTTCTGGGTTTCTGGCCCAGGATAAGGTGAGGTCCACATAAGCAAAGCGCGAGGGCATTTAACCATTCATGAAATGGTTTTTATTTAAGACAATGGATGATATTATCCTGCTCCAGACATTGTCTTCCGAGAATACATCATATCATACAATTTCTGAAAAATGACAGTTTTTATGAATTACCTAATTTAATTCTGGATTAATCAACAACATGCAGACATGTTCAATAACTAGTTATCGCCAACATTTTCTTTATGTCAAAGTACAACATAGAAAGTGGTGAGAATAAATTCGAAAATGAAAGGATCATCAGTGGGAAAGAAAGAACCTATTCATCTGTTGTGAAAATTGTATTTTTGAAAGCACACTACTGGCGTGAGCATAGTTGAATGCAACAGTCTATGGAAGATTAGACCGATAGATTTTAAGACTAACAAAGACTTTGCCAAAGATGATATATCATCCCTGATCGTTAGAGGACATAATCACACAGCCAGTCAGCCACGTCCTCTAATCATGCAATGCCATGCAGGCGATGCTTGGGTTTAGGTAAGCAGGCTATCTagctgaaagaaaagaaaaaaattataatcaGTTAGTTAGCTATGTCGATTCTTCCTGGATCCCCTCATCTCTTCTCGATCGATCATTTTCCATgcatatgaaagaaaagaaaagaaatgaaaggTATTAAAATACCAATTGGTTTCCTCCGTgacaaaaggaaaagagagagaaaaggtgATCGAGAATTCGAGAAGAGCTGGCCACAGTGGCGAACAAAATTTTAGCGGATGTGAGGTCATCATGCATCTACCTGTGTGGCCCAGTTTATACAAGCAGCTAGCACACTACAAGAGGGCCGGCATGCCTGCACTCAAGCGCGCGCACTAAAAAAAGAAGCAGAGGTTGTGTGGTGAACATGCCACTACAAGAGCTGGGCTGCTAGTGGATGTAAAAATGATTTTACAATGATATGATAATGCTAGGTTAATCAGGTTAGGACCAAAGGGTAGCTAGGCATGCATgcaggaagaaaaaaagaaagaaaaaggcaaGACTTGCATTGTGTGAGTAGTGTGCAACCTGCAGCTAGCTAGCCTCCTAATCACACCAGCTTTAATCTCCATTCCACCACAATTTTATTCTAATAATAGTGTAGTAGTGTTCATTCAACCTCCTTATCACAAAAGCCACTTGGCCTTTTCCCACACCGGCAAGGCCGAGGTTCAATGCCCTACAAAGAGAAGCGTGTGTCGGCACGTGTATACCAAATTAGGTCTTTTCGTTAGGTTATGTGTCACTGACACGTGGATTCCGCAAACGAGGCAGGAGATCGACCAAAGGATTATTTCTCTGTTTCTGTTGGGTATACGTACGCGTAGCATTTTCCGCTGTGCAACAGTGCAAGATACGTACGGCCGGCCTCACACGCAGCTGAGATGTGGATCACCCACTAATCTCTTACGACCCCTCTCAAAATTGCTAGTTGCTAGataattaaagaaaaaaaaaacttggtgTTAGCTTGCGATGGGGTTGGAATCGGACGCGATTGGAGGGATGGAAAAGGTGGCGGTACACGCAGCTGATGGGAAAAAGTTGGATAGGGACCTGCACCAACAATGGAGGGTCTGGCTGTTCCTGCTCTGCCGGCGGCCTATCTGGCTGATGCCTGCTCTCCtggcctctctctctcatcctgaGCATCTCTCTCTCATCACATATGCTGCGAGGGTTCTGTTATTGGATTCCCACTTTGTCCCCTGCAGGCTGGCAACCCTTGCCGCCATGCATGCGTGCGCTCTCTCAAAATTGCTTGCTGGTACACTATCTTATTGGAATATGGTAGACTGGTAGTAGTATAGTATGAATACATTCTTTTCGGCGCTGATTCTATACTATCTGCATGCATGCTCCataattttctttctttgtatAGACACACTCCAATCAGCTCAAGAGAGACCAAAGATTACAACTCACTTGCGCGGTTGTTTACTTATTATGAATAAAAAATCTTCACTAATGCGAGCGGAGCCGGGAATAGAGGGCACCGGGCGCCAATACATAATCATGGTGAAGAACTCGCAAGCCAAAACTCATCGGATACGGCAACCTCCCTTGGAGTGGATGGCACCACCTACCACAAATTTGGGCTCCATAGATCACCATCCAACGCTGTCGAAGGGGAGGAAACCTTAGAGGGCTGGGGAATGGCGGAAGTGGAGTAAATACCAGATTCAAGAAGAGTGTTGACGAAAGAGAGGCACCAAACAAAGACATTCGTTGAGTCACAACAGCAGCCAACAACCAGTGCTAACGTTCCCATGAAGAGTAGAGAGGAAGTAGACGGCACAAAGTATACACAAACGGCAAGTTCCATAGGGATGGTGCGGGAGTCACAAAGATAAACGCTTCAATAGTGATGAACAGCTCCTGCAAATGTTGTTATCCACTTGTTGGAAAACCAAGGTGGGTTTCGCCGGTGACTCTCAAAAATCAATTTAGGACGGCTTTTGCCACCATATATCGATAGGAACCTCgcccatcaccatcaccatgtAATCgtgccaccacctccaccagcaTTTATGAATCAAAAGGCTCAAAACATTTGGTTGTAGTGGAGTTGTATGAACTGGTAGTTATTGTAATTTGTGAAGCATTTCCCTTTGTTTTTTAGCTTCACCATGTTCTTGGGGAGTAGTCAAACTGAAAATCCATGGGGACCCTTTGGTTAACTCCGAATGGTATACATAATTGAAATCAAGGGAAGCTTTTGTGAAGTTTTTGCGCATGGATCATTGCTGGCCCAAGTAATTTCTTTTCCTTGCATACACATAATCAAGAACAATGTAAATTAAATGTGTAATACTCCGATcctgtttgtttccgcttataagtggtttatcggtggaaataagcgagaatcccgccaagtgctttgcttatttccaccgattctcgcttatgtggtaagccgcttcagagATTTAAACTACGAGAAACGAAAaacgagaagcgagaaaatcttcgcttagattataatccaagcgtgaCTAGGAGAAGCGTATCCAAATAGGACCACCATATCATCGATTTTTAAGCTGCACGAGCAAGTACAGGCTACAAGCATCAGGTGATGTGATTCAGACAATTGAAACTATATATTCAGACAGTCACTACTTCAGCTACCATCAATACACAGTTCTCTCACCATGATAATCTACCTCGCTCATCATCGCTCCTAATTTTTCTCTTACACGTACAAATGATGTGAAAACACTCGTCGCATGCAGAGCATTCAGATAATAATCTAGCTCTACCAGCATATGAAAGATGAATGGATGGATCGATATCATATGCATCGACGGATCAGGAGGCGTCGAGCATCGTCTCCCTGTAGTATTCCTCGTCGTCGATTCTCCAGAGCGAATAATCCGAGCTGTACTCCCAcaccggcgacgacggcatcggcggcggctcAGCGGCCGCACCATAATAACAATGGCCAGCGGCTCCCCAGCCGTCGAGCACGTAGCTCGCCGCCGCATCGGCTGCCGCGATCTCGTTCCACAGCTGGTCCATGGTGCAGCAGTACTCCTGCGGCTGCTGGTGCTGGCTCGCCGCAGTGGCCGTCGACGCCTCCTCGAgctcggcgtcgtcgccgccgctgccgctgccgctgccttcCCGCAGCGCTGAATCGTCGGATGATGCCGCTGCCGACGAGGACGGCGTGGTCGGAGAGCCAGGGCAGCAGGACGCCGTCGTCACAGAGGAGGACAgaggcgacgccgccgtcgccgtcttgtcgccgccgtgccgcctCTCCTCGAGCGCCTTCTTCCTGGTGCGCGTCCTCCAgaagttcttgatctcgttgtccgTGCGGCCGGGGAGGCTCCTGGCGATGCGCGACCACCTGGTGCCCCACTGCGCGTGGAGCTGGACGATGAGGCGCTCCTCGTCGGCGGTgatgcggccgcggcggaggcccgGGTGGAGGTAGTTGACCCACCGGAGGCGGCAGCTCTTGCCGGTGCGCCTCAGACCTGCAGCACGGTGACGGAGAAGAGccgaaggagaagaagaagcaaacGGTTAACACCTCACGCCATTGCCCGTGGACCTTGGTCGATCGGCCCTCACGCATGCTCGCGAGGCATGCATGGGGACGGATCGATGCACCCGCCACCGCGCAAACCTGACACCTTTGCTAAGAAATCCCATCGGCGTTCGCCGAACAGGCGGACGAACCGTACCAGCtgcgcgtcctcctcctccgtccacgGGCCCTTCCtcatcgtcgccggcgccgccgccgccgccgcgccgccggccctgATGATGATCTGCTCGCCGTCCTTGTTCCTGCTACACATGGACATGGTGGTCGCTCTCCCGCCGGCGTCGAGGCGACAGAAAAATAAAGTAAGATCGAGCCTGGATgcttgatcgatcgatcgagaggaggaagaagaactaggcagctagctagctagtttgATTCCTTCCCTTCACCTGGCCTCCCCTTTATATCAGGTTCACATGAGGTTAGAGGGAGAGagattagagagagagagagaaagcatgAGCAGAATATAATTAATGGTGGATATGGCTAACAGATTAGAGATGGATCGAGCAGGCAGGTGAGTGCCGAATGGTGCGTGGTGAGCTCAGCGGCTGGATCAGTGCCGCCCGCATGATAGAAGCTAGCTGCATATCTTGCCTAATACCTACATTTACAAACAAGTGTCGTTTAATTTTGATCAGTGATACAATACAAGCAACTGCTTTGACCAATTATGACTAGTGTAAAATGTGTACAAAATATGACTAAATGATATTTTTAAACTACTTTTGATTTTGAAAACAGGCTTAGCCATACCACCTTTAAAAGTTCGGTCAAAATTTAAATGTAAGCTGACAAAACTAATCTAGAACTTCActtgtatctttttttttatactGGAGTGGGTATAAACAGCTGGCGAGAGTCATATCCTTATTTGGTGCTcaggaacaagaaaaagagcTACTCCGTAATGAAGTCCACGGAATTTAGTGAGAAGATCAGACAAGAAAATATCAGACGGAAGCCAATCTTAATTGCTTAACTACTAAGGCTACTTCCAATGGGAAGTTTCATAGAGTTTTATTACCATTAATTAGCATGCCACATAGGATTTTTTGATGACATGGTATTTAATTTAAGAAGAGAGAGATGATAccagtttcatctagatgaaaccacctATACACAGAAACCAGCTCTCTATGATTCATGAAACTAAATGTTATTAGGAGTCTATGAAAccacaccatgaaattttgtatTGGGAAATGCAGTTTCAAATACTATTTCATTTTCTTGTTGCTTATGTGGctatcttggaaacatcaaaatgaaatcCTCATTGGGAATTTCATTGGGATTAGCCTAATGAGTCACCTCATAATGGCTAGCTTCATCTTACCATTAGTCGTCGATGTGATTCTTGAAAGCTTTGCTTCTAGACGATTACACTGATGGACGATGGCTACCTTATCATTAAGCATATTCACTGATATGAGTGATGGCGGTTGAAACAGGCTATGCTTGTTAATCAGCATGTTGCAATTCGTAAGCATAtccttgcatccttttgaaATAAAATAATGAGGGAATCTGTTCTCTTCTAATTATTGGGGATCAACGCGAAATTAAAGATGCAAATCATGCATGCTCGCGTCATGCTTAGAATGCCCAGATATATCCTGCATTTTCTGTCTTGTTTCAACTCCCATCACATTTTCTCCCTCCATTTGATGCGTAGACTCATGCAACTTAcaatgaaaaatcaaatttgtcaCAAGAAACATTCACAGTGAAACCAGTCTAATGCATCAGGAACTAGATGGAGAGCCTTTTCAAGAGATACTCTGCTACAAGAAACATTCTATTAAGGAACACAATAAAAGGAGCTTGGGTGTCAAAATGATCCATGGGACATTTTTCTGCAGCAATCAAGAACATACACACAGCATCCCACGATTAGGGACATGATGCACGCGGTTCAGGAGAAATATGTGCGGATATCAAGAGGCCACCACGGTGATCCTGAATACATTGCAAAAGGATCGTCGATCCATCTTAATGGCAGTCTACTCGGGTATGTTCATCGGAGGCTCCAGGCTCTCCACAAGAGTCCGCAGGTCCAAATCCTTACCCTCAAACTTCTTGATGAAAGGGTGATTCTGCAACAACAGAAAGGGTAACTCAGCACCACTAACAAAAATGAATGGTGGAAACAGTAATATCAAGTTATCAATCAGAAAACTACTAAGTCAAAACTTGAAGGACTGACCAAGAGTTCTGAAGCAGACATCCTCTCTGCTGGATCCTTCTGTATGCTGCCAAGCAATATAGCaaaatataaaactaattaaGCACTAATCATAATTTCTTAACGAAACTCTTCATGAAATTATGATGGCAGTCGAGCAGAATTTGAAAATGGCTAGTGCGCATTATTGAAACGAAAGCTTTTTTCAGATAGGTGCAGTCACAAATCACAACAAAGGGATGCTTTATTAATCTAGAAAAAATCACCATATTGGGATATCTCATTCTCTTATCAATTATTATCTTTTGTCATAAAAAATTATGGCCAGTGTCATTAAAGGCATGCAGTTCAAATAGAATGTCGATGAGTCAAACATTACACTTTAGCTAAAGTAGTACACTTTGATGTTTCAAGGGTTGAAGAGGTACTTTGAACAGTTGAACAAAGTTTTCTTAAAGGTTAAGATAGTGTGCTTATGTAATATATAGTATGACATAATGGTGAGACAACCAACAAGTGACGCATTGCATCCGTAGCACTGAATCTATGTCCTTGATTAATAATCCCATGACTACAGCTCCAGAGTGAAGCCAAGTCAGCAAGCAAACAAATCTATTGTGGAAATTTTACCCACTGAGCTATTGATCAGAAAGTCAACCTTGCAGTGTCTTTGATCAGCACACAATAATGAGATAGTTGCAGTGTGTTCCCAGTAGTTAAATTGCAAGACCAATTTTAAGATAAATGAAATTTTGCTCGAATTAACTCAGTACAATAGCAAGCAGGAAGACAATAAATGGGACCTTTTTTCATGCAAAATTACAGAAAAAGGATGTTTAACATACCAAGAGGAGATAAATGAGCAGAATTCTGGAGAGAACTGATCTGCAGGTGCAGAAGGTGGTGGCTGATCAACAATTGCTTCAAGAAGTTCATAGAAGCTTATCCAACCTTCTCCTTCTGAAGGTATATAGGGGAACCGGCCAATGGCACACTCAAGTATCACCAGTCCCAAACTCCATATGTCGCTCTTGTAGTCGTAAGAGCTTCCACTAATCCTCTCAGGCTGAAGAAGGAAGAATAGTTAAGAACTGTCAACAGACATTTTAAGCATTCCAGTCACTAATGAACCTAAACTAGCAATCACATAAAATTACTAAGTCAAAACATACTGCCATATAGTTGTAGGTTCCAACAAATGTATCCCGCTGACCCATTGAACTTGCTAGCACTGCACTGACCCCGAAATCAGTAATCTTTACTTCACCTTTACGGTTGACTAACAAGTTAGACGGCTTTATGTCCCTGTGAATCACATGCCTTTCATGATGAAGATACAACAAACCCTCCAATACCTGAATTAACAAAATACTTCTCGATATTAGCTGTGTGAAAATGTGGCCTCAAGTTCCAACAAATGTTTAAATTTAAGCAGATTTTGTTCGTACCTGCTTGCAAAGTACTGCAAGGTATGGCTCCAGAACAGTCTTCACTTGCTTAATGATGTCCGCAAGAGATCCGCGATCCATGTACTCAAGAACAAGATATATCACACCATTGTGGTAAAAAGATTGATGGCACATAACTATATGTGGACTCTGTGTTGCTTGATTAATCTTGAGCTCTTGTACGATTTGTTTGCGCACTGACTCCTGAATGTTCATTTGAATACCCTGCAGAAGTAATTGCGCTACTGGTT
This sequence is a window from Setaria italica strain Yugu1 chromosome III, Setaria_italica_v2.0, whole genome shotgun sequence. Protein-coding genes within it:
- the LOC101762126 gene encoding mitogen-activated protein kinase kinase 1, which codes for MRGKKPVMELKLAVPAQETPVDKFLTASGTFKDGELRLNQRGLRLISEENGDENQSTNLKVEDVQLSMDDLEMIQVIGKGSGGVVQLVRHKWVGTLYALKGIQMNIQESVRKQIVQELKINQATQSPHIVMCHQSFYHNGVIYLVLEYMDRGSLADIIKQVKTVLEPYLAVLCKQVLEGLLYLHHERHVIHRDIKPSNLLVNRKGEVKITDFGVSAVLASSMGQRDTFVGTYNYMAPERISGSSYDYKSDIWSLGLVILECAIGRFPYIPSEGEGWISFYELLEAIVDQPPPSAPADQFSPEFCSFISSCIQKDPAERMSASELLNHPFIKKFEGKDLDLRTLVESLEPPMNIPE
- the LOC101761709 gene encoding LOW QUALITY PROTEIN: transcription factor MYB59 (The sequence of the model RefSeq protein was modified relative to this genomic sequence to represent the inferred CDS: inserted 4 bases in 2 codons), which translates into the protein MSMCSRNKDGEQIIIRAGGAAAAAAPATMRKGPWTEEEDAQLVRFVRLFGERRWDFLAKVSGLRGGGCIDPSPCMXLASMREGRSTKVHGQWREVLTVCFFFSFXALLRHRAAGLRRTGKSCRLRWVNYLHPGLRRGRITADEERLIVQLHAQWGTRWSRIARSLPGRTDNEIKNFWRTRTRKKALEERRHGGDKTATAASPLSSSVTTASCCPGSPTTPSSSAAASSDDSALREGSGSGSGGDDAELEEASTATAASQHQQPQEYCCTMDQLWNEIAAADAAASYVLDGWGAAGHCYYGAAAEPPPMPSSPVWEYSSDYSLWRIDDEEYYRETMLDAS